From Nymphaea colorata isolate Beijing-Zhang1983 chromosome 6, ASM883128v2, whole genome shotgun sequence, a single genomic window includes:
- the LOC116255473 gene encoding zinc finger AN1 and C2H2 domain-containing stress-associated protein 16-like isoform X2, which produces MGTPEFPDLGRHCSVDDCKLIDFLPFACDRCEQVFCLEHRTYSKHNCPTADRQDVTVLVCPLCAKGVRLVPNEDPNITWATHVNTDCDPSNYQKVTKKPRCPVANCKEILTFSNKIRCRDCNQEHCLKHRFGPDHKCPGPKTPASFVGFLRKNQRAEPQSTRKAAKAEPQSAWATGLMNAASSMRASAEAGISKLSSATSQAIQKARDGVLPSWEARGSSNGSSSNNGSGNQASIEQCLQCQARFSSVSKLIEHVEKAHERGSGRVAVGEILDVCPKCNREFQDPVSLVQHVERDHRGSSTT; this is translated from the exons ATGGGGACTCCCGAATTTCCCGATCTCGGCAGGCATTGCAGCGTCGACGATTGCAAACTGATCGATTTCTTGCCTTTTGCGTGCGATCGATGCGAGCAG GTTTTCTGTTTGGAGCACAGGACTTACAGCAAACATAACTGCCCAACTGCAGACCGTCAGGATGTCACTGTCCTTGTTTGCCCACTTTGTGCTAAGGGTGTCCGCTTGGTTCCCAATGAAGACCCTAACATTACATGGGCCACACATGTTAACACTGACTGCGACCCCTCCAATTATCAGAAAGTCACAAAGAAGCCACGTTGTCCAGTTGCAAATTGCAAAGAAATACTGACTTTTTCAAATAAGATCAGATGTAGGGACTGTAACCAGGAACACTGTCTGAAGCACCGGTTTGGGCCTGATCATAAGTGTCCAGGGCCCAAGACTCCAGCTTCCTTTGTGGGGTTTCTCAGGAAGAATCAAAGAGCAGAACCTCAATCTACTCGGAAAGCAGCGAAAGCAGAGCCACAGTCTGCATGGGCCACAGGACTCATGAATGCTGCTTCGAGTATGCGTGCCTCTGCAGAAGCAGGTATTTCAAAATTGAGCAGTGCGACCAGCCAGGCCATTCAGAAGGCGAGGGATGGTGTCCTTCCTTCATGGGAAGCTAGAGGATCTAGCAATGGCAGTAGCAGCAATAATGGAAGTGGCAACCAGGCATCAATAGAGCAGTGTCTTCAGTGCCAGGCAAGATTTTCATCTGTCTCAAAGTTGATAGAGCATGTTGAGAAGGCTCATGAACGTGGCAGTGGGAGAGTCGCAGTTGGAGAGATCCTGGATGTGTGCCCCAAGTGCAACAGAGAGTTTCAGGATCCAGTTTCTTTGGTTCAGCATGTGGAAAGAGATCACAGAGGAAGTTCAACTACTTAG
- the LOC116255473 gene encoding zinc finger AN1 and C2H2 domain-containing stress-associated protein 16-like isoform X1, producing the protein MRERGALSLARGKTGQGVFRHGPGDLDLFLQEDRSMGTPEFPDLGRHCSVDDCKLIDFLPFACDRCEQVFCLEHRTYSKHNCPTADRQDVTVLVCPLCAKGVRLVPNEDPNITWATHVNTDCDPSNYQKVTKKPRCPVANCKEILTFSNKIRCRDCNQEHCLKHRFGPDHKCPGPKTPASFVGFLRKNQRAEPQSTRKAAKAEPQSAWATGLMNAASSMRASAEAGISKLSSATSQAIQKARDGVLPSWEARGSSNGSSSNNGSGNQASIEQCLQCQARFSSVSKLIEHVEKAHERGSGRVAVGEILDVCPKCNREFQDPVSLVQHVERDHRGSSTT; encoded by the exons atgagagagagaggggctcTCTCTCTAGCTAGAGGAAAGACAGGCCAGGGAGTCTTCAGACATGGACCCGGAGATCTAGA TCTTTTTCTTCAAGAGGATCGATCAATGGGGACTCCCGAATTTCCCGATCTCGGCAGGCATTGCAGCGTCGACGATTGCAAACTGATCGATTTCTTGCCTTTTGCGTGCGATCGATGCGAGCAG GTTTTCTGTTTGGAGCACAGGACTTACAGCAAACATAACTGCCCAACTGCAGACCGTCAGGATGTCACTGTCCTTGTTTGCCCACTTTGTGCTAAGGGTGTCCGCTTGGTTCCCAATGAAGACCCTAACATTACATGGGCCACACATGTTAACACTGACTGCGACCCCTCCAATTATCAGAAAGTCACAAAGAAGCCACGTTGTCCAGTTGCAAATTGCAAAGAAATACTGACTTTTTCAAATAAGATCAGATGTAGGGACTGTAACCAGGAACACTGTCTGAAGCACCGGTTTGGGCCTGATCATAAGTGTCCAGGGCCCAAGACTCCAGCTTCCTTTGTGGGGTTTCTCAGGAAGAATCAAAGAGCAGAACCTCAATCTACTCGGAAAGCAGCGAAAGCAGAGCCACAGTCTGCATGGGCCACAGGACTCATGAATGCTGCTTCGAGTATGCGTGCCTCTGCAGAAGCAGGTATTTCAAAATTGAGCAGTGCGACCAGCCAGGCCATTCAGAAGGCGAGGGATGGTGTCCTTCCTTCATGGGAAGCTAGAGGATCTAGCAATGGCAGTAGCAGCAATAATGGAAGTGGCAACCAGGCATCAATAGAGCAGTGTCTTCAGTGCCAGGCAAGATTTTCATCTGTCTCAAAGTTGATAGAGCATGTTGAGAAGGCTCATGAACGTGGCAGTGGGAGAGTCGCAGTTGGAGAGATCCTGGATGTGTGCCCCAAGTGCAACAGAGAGTTTCAGGATCCAGTTTCTTTGGTTCAGCATGTGGAAAGAGATCACAGAGGAAGTTCAACTACTTAG